In one window of Miscanthus floridulus cultivar M001 chromosome 12, ASM1932011v1, whole genome shotgun sequence DNA:
- the LOC136496276 gene encoding large ribosomal subunit protein uL2-like codes for MLSIDDAQGMYIGQLIYYSHRATLSIGNIPPLCGILKDAVICNASARASGDYAVVVSRNPDSNTSARASGDYAIIVSHNPDSDTSTRASGDYAITSSHNPDNGVRARNASCQGRNIANDGEVDNIRRDAWTHLAEREKER; via the coding sequence atgctctccatcgacgatgcccagggcatgtacataggccagctcatctactacAGCCACcgcgccacactctccatcggcaacatcccgCCGCTTTGCGGGATCCTCAAAGACGCCGTCATCTGCAACGCCTCCGCcagggcgtccggggactacgccgtcgtcgtcagccgcaaccccgacagcaaCACCTCTGCcagggcgtccggggactacgccatcatcgtcagccaCAACCCCGATAGTGACACCTCCACCAGGGCAtccggggactatgccatcacctccagccacaaccctgacaatggcgttaGAGCAAGAAATGCCTCCTGCCAAGGAAGGAACATAGCAAACGACGGCGAAGTCGACAACATACGGCGTGATGCATGGACGCATTTGGCGGAAAGGGAAAAGGAGAGGTAG